In one Mucilaginibacter sp. PAMB04168 genomic region, the following are encoded:
- a CDS encoding OmpA family protein — translation MKVSILPIALLAVVLASGCVSSKKYQQLQTSYDTLRTKHQDLNVRYLNSQKDLASAKTRVTSLEDQIASERSNLKSLQAALDKCLTSSGQGNVNISKLVDEINSSNKYIQQLVNSKNKSDSLNMVLTNNLTRSLSQQESKDVNVQVLKGVVYVSLSDNMLYKSGSYEISDAAGATLSKIAKIITDYKDYDVLIEGNTDNIPISKPNIRNNWDLSALRASSVVMALQTNYGVDPKRLTAGGRGEFNPLTSNDNEAGRIRNRRTQIIITPKLDQFMELIDKAPDKK, via the coding sequence ATGAAAGTTTCAATTTTGCCAATAGCTTTACTCGCCGTCGTTCTGGCGTCGGGCTGTGTAAGCTCCAAAAAGTATCAGCAGCTGCAAACCAGTTATGATACCCTGCGTACCAAGCACCAGGATCTTAATGTACGGTATTTAAATAGCCAAAAAGATTTAGCTTCTGCAAAAACACGCGTTACCAGTTTAGAAGATCAGATTGCTTCTGAGCGCTCTAACCTAAAATCGTTGCAGGCTGCGCTCGATAAGTGTTTAACTTCATCCGGCCAGGGTAACGTAAACATCTCTAAGCTGGTTGATGAAATTAATTCATCCAACAAATACATTCAGCAGTTGGTGAACAGCAAAAATAAGAGTGATTCGCTCAATATGGTGCTTACCAACAACCTTACCCGTTCATTAAGCCAGCAAGAATCTAAAGACGTAAACGTGCAGGTGCTTAAAGGCGTGGTTTATGTGTCGTTATCTGATAATATGCTGTACAAATCAGGCAGCTACGAAATTTCGGATGCGGCAGGTGCAACCCTGAGTAAAATTGCCAAGATCATTACTGATTATAAAGACTATGATGTACTGATTGAAGGTAATACCGATAATATTCCAATTTCTAAACCTAACATTCGTAACAACTGGGATTTGAGCGCGTTGAGAGCTTCATCAGTAGTGATGGCTTTGCAAACCAATTACGGTGTTGATCCTAAAAGGCTTACTGCCGGTGGCCGCGGCGAGTTTAATCCGCTAACCAGCAATGATAACGAAGCCGGCAGAATACGTAACCGCCGTACGCAAATTATCATCACACCAAAACTTGATCAGTTTATGGAACTGATAGACAAAGCTCCAGACAAGAAGTAA
- a CDS encoding OmpA family protein, with product MKQRVLIIICFLTLGQAVKAQYVLKQANEQYSLYNYSKAAELYLKAYQKNPTLYTAEHLANSYRLMRNYSEAEKWYATTVNMPNSSTDNILKYAEVLKNNLKYAEAKTQYTRYYTLSRGADQTLLKTWISSCDSAIKWMKSPVPVLIKNEQALNTPESDWGAVRYQNTVVFTSDREVKPNKDEQKKKSPFYIKFDGNDGLDKRIYGWTGNKYLNLYESPVGANAADAVKLFPFIAGTDYHIGAASFTANGMEMFFTLTRLPKGKGKDTAKIKTITVEVYSSKRNAVTNSWETPVAFPLNKEEVYSVGDPFITADGKGLYFTSDMPGGLGGTDIYFCARTPDGTWAQPVNLAGVNTAGNERTPYLDAMGTLYFSTDGDKGMGGLDVFKAVQQGTSFGLKQNLGYPINSAQDDFAYVLVNDTAGYLSSNRMNGVGSDDIYSFSPLPVVSYQLQGVVYDKNSRKPIGNSVVTLSKTNGGKISVSTNASGQFNFKLYENTEYQLRGEKKGYLADNLNPFTTTGLEPGATVKKNLYLNKIEIKKTIRLENIYYDLDKSYIRPDAAVELDKLVAILKENPTLVIELGSHTDSRGDDDYNMALSRRRANEAVEYIITTGDIDEDRIIARGYGETRLLNRCRNGVQCSEAAHQLNRRTEFTIIKY from the coding sequence ATGAAGCAAAGAGTACTCATCATCATTTGTTTTTTAACGCTTGGCCAGGCAGTTAAGGCGCAATATGTGCTTAAACAAGCTAATGAGCAATATAGCCTGTACAATTACAGCAAAGCTGCCGAATTGTATCTGAAAGCCTATCAAAAGAACCCTACGCTATATACGGCCGAGCATTTAGCCAACAGTTACCGCCTTATGCGTAATTACTCTGAGGCCGAAAAATGGTATGCTACTACCGTGAATATGCCCAATAGCAGCACCGATAACATTTTAAAGTATGCCGAGGTACTTAAGAACAACCTGAAATATGCTGAGGCAAAAACGCAGTATACCCGTTACTATACCCTAAGCCGCGGAGCGGACCAAACCCTGCTAAAAACATGGATTTCATCTTGCGACTCGGCCATCAAATGGATGAAGAGCCCCGTACCGGTACTGATTAAAAATGAACAGGCGCTTAATACGCCCGAATCTGACTGGGGAGCGGTTCGGTACCAAAATACGGTGGTATTTACTTCGGATAGGGAAGTGAAGCCTAACAAGGATGAACAGAAAAAGAAAAGCCCGTTTTACATTAAGTTTGACGGGAATGACGGGTTAGATAAGCGCATTTACGGTTGGACGGGCAATAAGTACCTGAATTTATATGAATCGCCTGTAGGTGCAAACGCCGCCGATGCTGTGAAGTTGTTCCCGTTTATTGCCGGTACCGATTATCATATTGGTGCAGCCAGCTTTACGGCCAATGGCATGGAGATGTTCTTTACTTTAACCCGCCTGCCAAAAGGCAAGGGGAAGGATACTGCCAAAATAAAAACCATCACTGTCGAAGTTTATTCGAGCAAACGCAATGCAGTAACCAATAGCTGGGAAACACCGGTTGCATTCCCGTTAAATAAAGAGGAAGTTTACTCCGTTGGCGACCCATTTATTACGGCTGACGGGAAAGGCTTATATTTTACTTCAGATATGCCTGGTGGGTTAGGTGGTACCGATATTTATTTTTGCGCCCGTACGCCCGATGGTACCTGGGCTCAACCGGTTAACCTGGCAGGCGTAAACACTGCCGGTAATGAGCGCACACCTTACCTGGATGCCATGGGCACGCTGTATTTCTCTACTGATGGCGACAAGGGTATGGGCGGCCTGGATGTTTTTAAGGCTGTGCAGCAAGGCACAAGCTTTGGCCTTAAACAAAACCTGGGCTATCCTATCAATTCGGCACAGGATGATTTTGCTTATGTGCTGGTGAATGACACCGCAGGCTACCTGTCATCAAACCGCATGAACGGTGTGGGTAGTGATGATATTTACAGCTTTTCGCCGTTGCCGGTGGTCAGTTATCAGCTGCAAGGGGTTGTTTATGATAAAAACTCGCGCAAGCCCATAGGTAACAGTGTGGTAACCTTAAGTAAAACCAATGGCGGAAAAATAAGTGTTAGTACCAATGCATCCGGGCAGTTCAATTTTAAGCTGTATGAGAACACCGAGTATCAGCTGAGAGGCGAGAAGAAAGGTTACCTGGCTGATAATTTAAATCCCTTCACGACCACCGGGTTGGAACCGGGGGCAACAGTTAAGAAGAACCTGTACCTGAATAAAATTGAAATCAAAAAGACCATCCGTCTTGAAAATATCTATTATGATTTAGATAAATCCTACATCCGGCCTGATGCGGCAGTGGAGCTGGATAAACTGGTAGCCATCCTGAAAGAAAACCCGACATTGGTAATAGAACTTGGCTCACACACGGATAGCCGCGGCGACGATGATTACAACATGGCGCTCTCGCGCCGCCGGGCTAACGAGGCGGTTGAGTACATTATTACCACTGGAGATATTGACGAAGACCGCATCATAGCCCGCGGATATGGCGAAACCCGCTTGCTTAACCGTTGCCGCAACGGCGTTCAGTGCAGCGAGGCCGCACATCAGCTAAACCGAAGAACAGAGTTTACAATAATTAAATATTAA
- a CDS encoding type IX secretion system membrane protein PorP/SprF, which produces MKRFLIYIIFTLSSSLLYAQQDAQQSQYMFNGIYINPAYAGYKENLNFHSYFRSQWTGIEGAPKSMSLAVDAIANNGNVGLALQISNDRLGAQSNLSAYANYAYRLRMNDEGSSRLALGFGIGVMQLGINGALLNPNDPEPNMPTGMQSTIVPDGRVGVFYSDDKYYAGLSADNLISQFINVRNRGYIAQPKPHYYLTGGALFPLSEDVLIRPSMLLKDDVGGPTSLDLNAFVMFGQKLWVGGSYRTGVKLYNKSYLQNDLSNLNSFVAAMEVFPVENLRVGYAYDISVGPLKGYSSGTHEISIGFYIRTQKARMLTPRFF; this is translated from the coding sequence ATGAAGAGATTTTTAATATACATTATATTTACATTAAGCAGCAGCCTGCTTTACGCCCAACAGGATGCGCAGCAAAGCCAGTATATGTTTAACGGTATATACATTAACCCGGCTTATGCAGGTTATAAGGAAAACCTGAACTTTCACAGTTACTTCCGCTCGCAGTGGACGGGTATTGAGGGGGCGCCTAAAAGTATGTCGCTGGCTGTTGATGCTATTGCTAATAACGGCAATGTAGGTTTGGCTTTGCAAATATCAAATGACAGGCTGGGTGCGCAAAGCAATCTTTCGGCCTACGCTAATTATGCCTATCGTTTGCGTATGAACGATGAAGGGAGTTCCCGATTAGCCTTAGGCTTTGGTATTGGCGTAATGCAGTTGGGCATTAATGGTGCATTGCTAAACCCTAACGACCCGGAGCCCAACATGCCTACCGGTATGCAAAGCACCATTGTGCCCGATGGCAGGGTAGGTGTCTTTTATTCGGACGATAAATATTACGCAGGTCTCTCGGCCGATAACCTCATTTCTCAATTTATTAATGTGCGCAACCGTGGATATATTGCACAGCCAAAGCCGCACTATTATTTAACCGGCGGTGCGTTGTTCCCGCTGTCTGAGGATGTGCTGATCAGGCCCAGCATGTTGTTAAAGGATGATGTCGGCGGACCTACCAGTTTAGATTTGAATGCGTTTGTGATGTTTGGCCAAAAGTTGTGGGTAGGCGGCTCTTACCGTACCGGTGTAAAACTTTACAACAAGAGTTATTTACAGAATGACCTGAGCAACCTCAATTCGTTTGTAGCGGCTATGGAGGTTTTCCCCGTAGAGAACTTGCGCGTGGGTTATGCTTATGATATTTCTGTAGGGCCGCTTAAAGGCTATAGCAGCGGCACGCATGAGATATCTATCGGCTTTTACATCAGAACGCAGAAAGCCCGTATGTTAACCCCCCGATTTTTTTAA
- a CDS encoding CshA/CshB family fibrillar adhesin-related protein, translating into MTKKYILRVLLLFVMLACAVKPAAAQYAIGGSAGTNLANSVYWLTWDKNAVGTTLISAPASANASNIVNGTYVWQFSPTVRITAVISNQVLSLGAGMTSYTPGNYSGDGLDLIYSGNNLPKPNSRGVLNSALATTNGGTVTFDIDIKVAILINNVWTNVAYPGMIIADAESIDVGGEYISGSTPNAVAWQLLNKRTQGNIADIHYKMDLTNSGRSFKLYADLPLGNFGVQAVMFARGASNLNNVSMKGSGITALALGFVLPFDLGDDPATYGTTGHYIDDFQITDYYPGDGTYEVVNYNTTPLAPKAHVYIGTNNLDPDGQPDFGENADNDDLVGNADESTLTPASIPAVKVNQQGNVVLTVPATNEKAVPATLYGWIDFNGDGLFAPDEMISVNVPANTANQVFTLTFPNAMFAGKVKVGALYARLRLTTTSLLDDGGTPTDERSISFAADGEAEDYRLRDVVGVNISGAVVSDGNGATDGVIAGAGLQLVGGKQLFAYLVNNAGTIVNKAIVAADGTYTLLNNNSGSYNVAISTNNVAIGGNITAIAANLPAGFQASGAAYGVNNAGNTGLKPGTPDLQISVNTPGTSLDVSGVNFGINRAPVTVADAGTTNIAQPITLTIPANDTDPDGTINAATVLLIDPADNGKKTTVTIANQGTYTVNATGQVTFTPLATFTGKTTPIAYTIKDNFGTESVSALISINVKPVGVSDVDATAINTPVTTIVKGNDGASATGTTVAAINGTHGTTVVDATGRITYTPATGYAGTDTYTYTLATADGIVSDPITVTISVRPVGVPDADVTPINTPVTTIVKTNDGASAIGTIVTAGNGAHGTTTVDATGRVTYTPDAGYLGKDTYNYTLTTSDGVASAPIVVTISIKPVGVNDAVTTPVNTPVVTTVKTNDGASANGTTVTPTNGLHGITTVDASGRVTYSPVANYVGTDTYTYTLTTPDGVVSDPITVTVTIYNASLALTKVANNSYSKVGDIINYTLTVTNTGSSQLSNVVVTDVGADAGSVTPANIASLAPGASATVTARHTVTPADVSNRSYSNQASASGTDASGVLITRPRSDNPNTLAADDPTVVAATAVGAVSLSKTGVFNSYYITYTFVITNTGNSVLTTVNLTDSKLGLTNSAVVLPASGLQPGANVTLNYNYTLTQADKDAGTVTNNASVNGRDQAGNAVSSNASITTSFPKSPAAVADNAFTSIDLPVVIDILKNDDALGSTFNQQSVELLTQPAHGTVTIGGNGTVTYTPNAGYAGTDSFTYRVKDLNGYYTNPATVNVTVSAVSLLQIPNLFTPNGDGINDVFEIRGLEKFAENELVIVNRWGNEVYHKVNYQNNWTGEGLNEGTYYYILKVRTTDWQVLKGYITLMRTLKNQ; encoded by the coding sequence ATGACAAAAAAATACATTCTTAGAGTACTGCTGCTTTTTGTGATGCTGGCCTGCGCCGTTAAGCCGGCTGCGGCACAGTACGCTATAGGCGGTAGTGCTGGTACTAACCTGGCTAACTCCGTTTACTGGTTAACCTGGGATAAAAATGCAGTGGGTACAACCTTAATATCTGCCCCGGCCTCGGCCAATGCTTCAAATATTGTAAATGGCACCTATGTATGGCAGTTTTCGCCAACGGTGCGTATCACCGCTGTAATCAGTAACCAGGTGCTGTCATTAGGAGCCGGAATGACCTCTTACACACCGGGTAATTATTCGGGAGATGGTTTGGATCTCATCTACTCAGGCAATAATCTGCCCAAACCTAATTCGAGGGGGGTGCTTAACTCTGCACTGGCCACTACTAACGGCGGTACAGTGACCTTCGATATCGATATCAAGGTAGCCATCCTTATCAATAACGTGTGGACAAATGTGGCCTACCCGGGTATGATTATAGCCGACGCAGAATCAATAGATGTGGGTGGCGAATATATATCGGGCAGTACGCCTAATGCCGTTGCGTGGCAGCTGCTCAACAAACGAACGCAGGGCAATATTGCTGATATTCATTACAAAATGGATTTAACCAACTCGGGCAGGTCCTTTAAATTATACGCTGATCTGCCCCTGGGCAATTTTGGCGTGCAGGCTGTAATGTTTGCACGCGGTGCCAGCAACCTCAACAATGTATCTATGAAGGGATCGGGTATAACTGCCCTTGCTTTGGGCTTTGTACTTCCCTTTGATTTGGGCGATGACCCCGCAACCTATGGCACTACCGGTCATTACATAGATGATTTTCAAATAACCGATTATTACCCGGGTGATGGCACCTACGAGGTGGTTAATTACAACACCACCCCGTTAGCTCCAAAGGCCCATGTGTACATAGGCACCAATAATCTGGATCCTGACGGGCAACCAGATTTTGGCGAAAACGCCGATAACGACGACCTTGTGGGTAACGCAGATGAAAGCACCCTTACACCTGCTTCTATACCGGCCGTGAAAGTTAACCAGCAGGGTAATGTTGTATTAACAGTGCCCGCTACCAACGAAAAGGCTGTACCTGCTACTCTTTACGGATGGATAGACTTTAATGGCGATGGCCTGTTTGCGCCCGATGAAATGATTAGCGTAAACGTACCAGCTAATACAGCAAACCAGGTATTTACCCTTACTTTCCCCAATGCCATGTTTGCCGGTAAAGTGAAAGTTGGGGCTTTATACGCCAGGCTGCGCCTCACTACAACCAGCTTGTTAGATGATGGCGGAACTCCGACCGATGAAAGAAGCATATCTTTCGCTGCTGATGGCGAGGCCGAAGACTACCGTTTAAGAGATGTTGTTGGCGTTAATATTTCGGGCGCTGTAGTAAGCGATGGGAATGGCGCTACGGATGGAGTCATTGCAGGAGCAGGGCTTCAGTTGGTAGGCGGAAAGCAGTTGTTTGCTTACCTGGTAAACAACGCCGGTACTATTGTTAATAAAGCAATTGTAGCTGCCGATGGCACTTACACATTACTTAATAATAACAGCGGTAGTTACAATGTGGCCATATCAACCAACAATGTTGCTATAGGCGGTAATATTACAGCAATTGCAGCTAATCTACCAGCCGGTTTCCAGGCCTCGGGTGCAGCTTACGGTGTTAATAATGCCGGTAACACAGGCCTCAAACCAGGCACTCCCGATCTGCAGATTAGTGTAAATACACCCGGTACCAGTTTAGATGTTAGCGGCGTAAATTTTGGTATTAACCGAGCCCCTGTTACGGTGGCCGATGCCGGTACGACAAACATAGCGCAGCCTATCACCCTGACCATTCCAGCCAATGACACCGACCCTGACGGAACAATAAATGCGGCCACAGTGTTATTAATAGATCCTGCTGATAACGGTAAAAAGACAACGGTTACCATTGCCAACCAGGGAACGTACACGGTTAACGCAACGGGGCAGGTAACCTTTACGCCATTGGCTACCTTTACCGGTAAAACCACACCTATAGCTTATACTATTAAGGATAATTTTGGAACTGAAAGCGTAAGCGCACTTATCAGCATCAATGTTAAACCTGTGGGCGTTAGTGATGTTGACGCAACTGCCATTAACACGCCGGTTACCACCATAGTAAAAGGCAATGATGGTGCCAGTGCTACCGGTACCACCGTAGCGGCTATTAACGGTACGCATGGCACCACAGTGGTTGATGCTACCGGCCGTATCACCTACACGCCTGCAACCGGCTATGCCGGTACCGATACTTATACCTATACGCTGGCCACGGCAGATGGTATTGTATCAGACCCCATCACAGTGACCATCAGCGTAAGGCCGGTTGGCGTGCCCGATGCGGATGTAACGCCCATTAACACACCAGTAACCACCATTGTAAAAACAAATGACGGTGCCAGCGCAATTGGCACAATTGTAACCGCCGGCAACGGTGCACACGGTACCACTACCGTTGATGCTACCGGCCGTGTTACCTATACGCCTGATGCGGGTTATTTAGGTAAGGATACCTATAACTACACTTTAACAACAAGTGATGGTGTGGCATCAGCCCCTATCGTTGTAACTATCAGCATCAAGCCGGTAGGTGTAAATGATGCGGTTACCACGCCGGTGAATACGCCGGTAGTAACCACTGTAAAAACAAATGATGGTGCCAGCGCTAATGGTACTACGGTAACGCCAACCAACGGCTTGCACGGCATTACCACGGTTGATGCAAGCGGCCGGGTCACCTACTCGCCGGTGGCTAATTACGTGGGTACCGATACCTATACGTATACACTCACTACACCCGATGGTGTGGTGTCAGATCCTATAACAGTAACGGTTACGATTTATAATGCTTCCCTTGCTTTAACTAAAGTGGCCAACAACAGCTACAGTAAGGTAGGCGATATTATTAACTATACACTAACGGTTACCAATACCGGCAGCTCGCAACTATCAAACGTAGTGGTTACAGACGTAGGTGCCGATGCAGGTTCTGTAACACCGGCTAATATTGCCAGCCTGGCGCCCGGTGCCTCGGCTACGGTAACTGCACGCCATACGGTAACACCGGCTGATGTAAGCAACCGCAGCTACAGCAACCAGGCCAGTGCCAGCGGTACTGATGCCAGCGGCGTTCTTATAACCCGGCCACGTTCTGATAATCCTAATACGCTGGCCGCCGATGACCCTACCGTAGTAGCTGCCACAGCAGTGGGTGCCGTAAGCTTAAGCAAAACCGGTGTGTTCAACTCGTATTACATTACTTACACTTTTGTAATTACTAATACCGGTAATTCGGTGCTTACTACCGTTAACTTAACCGATAGCAAGCTAGGACTTACCAACTCGGCGGTTGTGCTGCCGGCAAGTGGGTTACAGCCCGGCGCAAACGTTACCCTAAACTACAATTACACCCTAACCCAGGCCGATAAAGATGCAGGCACGGTAACTAATAATGCCAGCGTTAACGGGCGCGATCAGGCGGGCAACGCAGTGAGCAGCAATGCCAGTATCACTACCAGTTTCCCCAAATCTCCTGCGGCCGTTGCCGATAATGCTTTTACCAGCATTGACTTGCCGGTGGTTATAGACATCCTTAAAAACGATGATGCGTTGGGCAGTACTTTCAACCAGCAATCGGTAGAGTTACTAACCCAGCCAGCTCATGGTACGGTTACTATTGGCGGCAACGGTACAGTAACCTACACGCCAAATGCAGGTTATGCAGGTACCGACAGCTTTACCTACCGGGTTAAAGATCTGAATGGTTATTACACCAATCCGGCTACGGTAAATGTTACCGTGAGTGCGGTGTCATTGTTGCAAATACCTAACCTGTTTACACCAAATGGCGATGGAATAAACGATGTGTTTGAGATACGTGGACTGGAGAAGTTTGCCGAAAACGAACTGGTTATTGTAAACCGCTGGGGTAACGAGGTGTACCACAAGGTTAACTACCAAAACAACTGGACAGGCGAAGGCCTCAACGAGGGCACTTATTACTACATACTCAAAGTACGAACTACCGATTGGCAGGTTTTAAAAGGATACATCACTTTAATGCGCACGCTCAAAAACCAATAA
- a CDS encoding LD-carboxypeptidase, whose amino-acid sequence MHRKQFLSALVPATLALSSFKVGGNNAVKPKHQNLRIPPYLKPGDTIGITSPAGYISLEDVQPAVQLMQSWGFKIEMGKTVGKRDFTMGGTADERTDDLQYMLNNPNIKAIMCARGGYGVVQIIDRLSFTQFKAHPKWVIGFSDITVLHNHIHTNCHVATLHSKMCNSFPADWNKAEPIQIETILSIKQALTGEKLQYNATASAFNRMGKVSAPLVGGNLSLVANLTGTPSDLDTRGKILFLEDTGEYLYNIDRMLYNLKRSGKLSHLAGLIIGGFKVKAEEADDAFGKTIYDIVLDKVKPYQYPVCFDFPVGHQKNNFALRCGAIHTLEVGGNGTILASV is encoded by the coding sequence ATGCATCGCAAACAGTTCCTTTCTGCATTGGTACCAGCAACACTAGCACTATCATCTTTTAAAGTTGGAGGCAATAATGCTGTAAAGCCAAAACATCAGAATTTACGGATACCGCCTTATTTAAAACCTGGCGACACTATTGGCATTACCTCACCAGCCGGCTACATTAGCCTGGAGGATGTACAACCGGCTGTACAATTAATGCAAAGCTGGGGTTTTAAAATTGAGATGGGTAAAACGGTAGGTAAGCGCGATTTTACCATGGGCGGAACGGCCGACGAACGTACCGATGATCTGCAGTATATGCTCAACAACCCAAACATTAAAGCCATTATGTGTGCACGCGGAGGCTACGGCGTTGTTCAGATAATTGATAGATTAAGCTTTACACAGTTTAAGGCACACCCTAAGTGGGTTATTGGCTTCAGCGATATTACAGTGCTACATAACCATATTCACACAAACTGCCACGTAGCTACGCTGCACAGCAAAATGTGCAACAGTTTTCCAGCCGACTGGAATAAGGCCGAACCTATTCAAATCGAAACCATCCTTTCTATAAAACAAGCCTTAACCGGCGAAAAACTGCAGTATAATGCCACAGCATCTGCATTTAACCGGATGGGTAAGGTAAGTGCACCCCTGGTAGGCGGAAACCTGAGTCTTGTAGCCAACTTAACGGGCACCCCATCAGACCTGGATACCCGTGGCAAAATCCTTTTCCTGGAAGACACGGGCGAGTATCTGTATAATATCGACCGCATGCTTTATAATTTAAAAAGAAGCGGCAAGCTCAGCCATCTTGCCGGCCTTATCATTGGCGGTTTCAAAGTAAAAGCCGAAGAAGCGGACGACGCTTTTGGCAAAACCATATATGATATAGTATTAGATAAGGTAAAACCTTACCAATACCCCGTGTGCTTTGATTTTCCGGTAGGGCATCAAAAAAATAATTTTGCCCTAAGGTGTGGCGCCATACATACGCTTGAGGTGGGTGGCAATGGCACCATTTTAGCATCGGTGTAA
- a CDS encoding exo-alpha-sialidase, with translation MKFKCVILLLLVCITAGCTKCNHAGKQVYDDDKPPVDTDSPRLKIVWDSVARKISHHVYFAEYARIRRWNKDTLLLYYHCGTPGNEWDNIALRRSYDNGKTWQPAQVVVPDNHPKRYYGFATPDLIKLKNGWLVLAYTGRGRPDDSTHNNIQVRLSKNMGRSWTKPAIIATGRAWEPGLVQLADGAVEMFFSIELTSSKGARGRHEQKIVMAASNDNGIHWKKPRDITFIRGRRDGMATPVALKDHKGIVFAFESVYNAQSPCFVWSSEKAKWRYKDPATADNGRRWCGTENIWGGAPSLLQLPSGETILSVQDAGGRPIERYTQWKKNTMLVLVGNSVAKNFSNVSCPWPNLPENEGAYFSSVFLKNDSTLAAISTRNFKDKHSEIWYKEGHIKRHNLKAKGNQKVILKPTKRQPLPNNIITAP, from the coding sequence ATGAAATTTAAGTGTGTCATATTACTTCTGCTTGTATGCATTACGGCTGGCTGTACAAAATGCAACCATGCGGGCAAACAAGTGTATGATGATGACAAGCCGCCGGTAGATACTGATAGTCCGCGATTAAAAATTGTATGGGATAGTGTCGCCCGGAAAATATCACACCACGTTTACTTTGCCGAGTATGCCCGTATACGCCGCTGGAATAAGGACACGTTGTTGCTCTATTATCACTGTGGTACTCCTGGTAATGAGTGGGACAATATTGCATTGCGCCGCAGTTACGACAACGGAAAAACCTGGCAACCTGCACAAGTTGTTGTGCCTGACAACCATCCCAAGCGTTATTACGGCTTTGCAACACCAGACTTAATTAAGCTTAAAAATGGCTGGCTAGTGTTGGCCTATACCGGTAGGGGGCGGCCAGATGACAGTACGCATAACAATATCCAAGTACGCCTCAGCAAAAACATGGGCAGGTCATGGACCAAGCCGGCCATTATAGCCACGGGCCGTGCCTGGGAGCCCGGGCTGGTGCAGCTTGCAGATGGCGCTGTAGAGATGTTCTTTTCTATAGAACTAACCAGTTCCAAAGGCGCGCGCGGCAGGCACGAGCAGAAGATAGTAATGGCTGCATCTAATGATAATGGCATTCATTGGAAAAAGCCCCGGGACATAACCTTTATTAGAGGGCGCCGGGACGGGATGGCTACACCGGTTGCGCTAAAAGACCATAAAGGGATAGTGTTTGCTTTTGAGTCGGTTTACAATGCACAATCGCCCTGCTTTGTATGGTCATCTGAAAAAGCGAAGTGGCGTTATAAGGACCCGGCCACAGCCGATAATGGCCGGCGCTGGTGCGGTACCGAAAACATATGGGGCGGTGCGCCCAGCCTGCTGCAATTGCCCAGCGGCGAAACCATACTATCCGTTCAGGATGCTGGCGGCAGGCCTATAGAACGGTACACACAGTGGAAAAAGAACACCATGCTGGTACTGGTGGGCAACAGTGTAGCCAAAAACTTTTCGAACGTATCGTGCCCCTGGCCCAACCTGCCCGAAAACGAGGGAGCTTATTTCAGTTCCGTTTTCTTGAAGAATGATAGCACACTGGCCGCCATAAGCACCCGAAACTTTAAGGACAAGCACAGCGAAATATGGTATAAAGAGGGTCACATCAAACGGCATAACCTCAAGGCGAAAGGAAATCAAAAAGTTATACTTAAGCCGACCAAGCGGCAGCCGTTACCCAATAATATAATTACTGCACCATAA